In a single window of the Silvimonas iriomotensis genome:
- a CDS encoding O-antigen ligase family protein, translated as MSAIRQMRPQPSLAFREEQARPKPDRAWKRFRNYWLLANGFMMVNLSTLLGIGGLNSIERFLFLLAGIAYLRTRKVDWINLSLFGGIVGVTWVFGLFTDFPDFSWFRYAQAIISFFAVMSFMCAWPTQRERKLMLWTLTVLPIGMVVLGGVYQLGGIGSVLAHDYTGVTRLQGNSIPAFLAAAGFAGSVAAAFLTTGFDRRCIVLTGINLAITILTATRMPSAAALIAVSVILFTGLRSGVWRLILVVYGVAVLAGFFALFGQQLITRLEDGGTSGRELMWNALLAALDHYSWTGVGFGHHGLLIPERVSHFTGTVAAHNEYLRMAVELGYVGAGLFLALFLAIFGRLLLDPRNGNRLAFFVTVAMYMMDSYSDNTITATSCFMILVAGLCGVALADPIRKKKHDTPVAMTGWAGPHALNGNPRVRAARRVPG; from the coding sequence ATGAGCGCCATCCGGCAAATGCGCCCGCAGCCTTCGCTGGCGTTCCGTGAGGAACAGGCCAGACCCAAGCCGGACAGGGCCTGGAAGCGGTTTCGCAATTACTGGTTGCTGGCCAACGGCTTCATGATGGTCAACCTCAGTACCTTGCTGGGCATCGGCGGGTTGAACTCGATCGAGCGTTTCCTGTTCTTGCTGGCCGGCATTGCCTATTTGCGTACCCGCAAAGTGGACTGGATCAATCTGTCGCTGTTCGGCGGCATTGTCGGTGTGACCTGGGTATTTGGCCTGTTTACCGACTTTCCGGACTTCTCCTGGTTCCGTTACGCCCAGGCCATCATCTCGTTCTTCGCCGTGATGTCCTTCATGTGCGCCTGGCCAACCCAGCGCGAGCGCAAGCTGATGCTGTGGACGCTGACCGTATTGCCGATCGGCATGGTGGTTCTCGGCGGCGTGTACCAACTGGGCGGGATTGGCTCGGTGCTGGCGCACGACTACACCGGCGTAACCCGCTTGCAGGGGAACTCGATTCCGGCGTTTCTGGCCGCCGCCGGGTTTGCCGGCAGTGTGGCCGCGGCGTTCCTGACCACCGGGTTTGATCGCCGCTGCATTGTGCTTACCGGGATCAACCTGGCGATCACCATTCTGACCGCCACCCGCATGCCTTCGGCGGCTGCCCTGATTGCAGTCAGCGTCATTCTGTTTACCGGCCTGCGTTCCGGTGTGTGGCGGCTGATTCTGGTGGTCTACGGCGTCGCCGTGCTGGCTGGCTTCTTTGCCTTGTTTGGCCAGCAATTGATTACCCGGCTTGAGGATGGGGGCACCAGCGGGCGCGAACTGATGTGGAACGCATTGCTGGCGGCGCTGGATCACTACTCCTGGACAGGCGTGGGCTTTGGTCACCATGGCTTGTTGATCCCGGAGCGGGTGTCGCACTTTACCGGCACGGTGGCGGCCCACAACGAATATCTGCGCATGGCGGTTGAGCTGGGTTATGTCGGCGCCGGGCTGTTCCTGGCGCTGTTCCTGGCCATCTTCGGCCGCCTGCTGCTGGACCCGCGCAATGGCAACCGGCTGGCGTTCTTCGTCACCGTGGCCATGTACATGATGGATTCGTATTCCGACAACACGATCACGGCCACAAGCTGCTTCATGATCCTGGTTGCCGGTCTGTGCGGGGTGGCGCTGGCCGACCCGATCCGCAAGAAAAAACACGACACCCCCGTTGCCATGACCGGCTGGGCCGGACCACATGCCTTGAACGGCAACCCGCGAGTGCGTGCTGCGCGCCGGGTTCCGGGCTGA
- the epsI gene encoding exosortase-associated protein EpsI, B-type has product MTLALPTLQWRPVVLAVLIAAGPVLAFTFTPHHLMADSRQNVDLESALPKRIGEWQLTPGGDKAVISPDVQAVLDKFYSQTLSRIYVNPQGYALMLSIAYGKQQTDSLRLHNPEVCYSAQGFALSDRANATVLNPSGPLPVKRVLAQAGPRIEPITYWITVGDIVANETTHRKWLQIEYGLQGQIPDGVLVRVSSIDADSGRAYAMQDSFIHAMNQSLTPDALRMMMGQRS; this is encoded by the coding sequence ATGACGCTGGCTTTGCCCACATTGCAATGGCGCCCGGTGGTGCTGGCTGTGCTGATCGCCGCCGGCCCGGTGCTGGCCTTTACCTTCACGCCGCATCATCTGATGGCGGACAGCCGCCAGAACGTTGATCTGGAAAGCGCCTTGCCCAAGCGCATTGGCGAATGGCAACTGACGCCCGGCGGCGACAAGGCAGTGATTTCGCCCGACGTGCAGGCCGTGCTGGACAAGTTTTATTCGCAGACGCTGTCGCGGATTTACGTGAACCCGCAAGGCTATGCGCTGATGTTGTCGATTGCCTATGGCAAGCAGCAAACCGACTCTTTGCGTCTGCATAACCCGGAAGTCTGCTACTCGGCGCAGGGCTTTGCGCTGTCCGACCGGGCCAATGCCACCGTGCTTAATCCGTCCGGGCCGTTGCCGGTCAAGCGCGTGCTGGCCCAGGCCGGCCCGCGGATCGAGCCGATCACCTACTGGATCACGGTGGGCGATATCGTCGCCAATGAAACCACGCATCGCAAATGGCTGCAGATTGAATACGGCCTGCAAGGCCAGATTCCGGATGGCGTGCTGGTGCGTGTCTCCAGCATTGATGCCGATAGCGGCCGCGCCTATGCCATGCAGGATTCGTTTATCCACGCCATGAACCAGTCGCTGACGCCGGACGCACTGCGCATGATGATGGGGCAACGGTCATGA
- the xrtB gene encoding exosortase B encodes MSTLRDTSETPHKASLMDRIPVTPQFALPGLFNGRRLAVLAFTSALLPTLYTLMNTLWATPDQEHGPIILLLVLWLFWRKRGALAALPDRTVGLGWVAVAGFALCYGLGRSQGIYFLETGSFILLVAGWLLLEKGWASLRLMWFPLFFMLYLLPLPGPVVDAITSGLKESVSHVAEAVLYWAGYPIARNGVVLNIGQYQLLVADACSGLNSMFSLSALGFLFVHITQPPHWWQRVIIILALLPIAFVANVVRVMALVLLTYYRGDAAGQGFMHTAAGLTVFVVALVLVGILGEILMRLGRHSPKRSLQ; translated from the coding sequence TTGAGCACCTTGCGAGACACCAGCGAAACCCCGCACAAGGCCAGCCTTATGGATCGCATTCCGGTTACTCCGCAATTTGCCCTGCCGGGTCTGTTCAACGGACGCCGACTGGCTGTGCTGGCATTTACCAGTGCACTGCTGCCTACGCTCTACACGCTGATGAACACCCTGTGGGCCACGCCGGATCAGGAACATGGTCCGATCATCTTGTTGCTGGTGCTGTGGTTGTTCTGGCGCAAGCGTGGCGCGCTGGCGGCCCTGCCAGACCGGACTGTCGGGCTGGGCTGGGTGGCGGTGGCGGGGTTTGCGCTCTGTTACGGGCTTGGGCGTTCGCAAGGGATCTACTTCCTGGAAACCGGCTCGTTCATCTTGCTGGTGGCCGGCTGGCTGTTGCTGGAAAAAGGCTGGGCGAGCCTGCGGCTGATGTGGTTTCCGCTGTTTTTCATGCTCTACCTGTTGCCGTTGCCGGGCCCGGTGGTCGATGCCATCACCAGCGGGCTGAAAGAGTCGGTGTCGCACGTGGCCGAGGCCGTGTTGTATTGGGCCGGTTACCCGATCGCCCGCAACGGCGTGGTGCTCAACATCGGCCAGTACCAGTTGCTGGTGGCTGACGCGTGTTCGGGTCTGAACTCCATGTTCAGCCTGTCGGCGCTGGGCTTTCTGTTTGTGCATATCACGCAGCCGCCGCACTGGTGGCAGCGGGTGATCATCATTCTTGCACTGTTGCCGATTGCGTTCGTGGCCAACGTGGTCCGGGTCATGGCGCTGGTATTGCTGACTTACTACCGCGGTGACGCGGCCGGGCAAGGTTTCATGCATACCGCCGCCGGGCTGACCGTGTTTGTGGTGGCGCTGGTGCTGGTGGGCATTCTGGGTGAAATCCTGATGCGTCTGGGACGTCACTCGCCCAAAAGGAGTCTGCAATGA
- the epsG gene encoding chain length determinant protein tyrosine kinase EpsG — MKNELIVAEAADQSARIGQILLSDGKLTQAQVDQITEVQMETGMRFGEAAIKLGHVTDEDIRRAVARQFDYSWLDARDGAYDASLVAAYKPFSREVEQLRNLRSQLVLREDAVAERCFVVASVDDESASSWVAANLAVVFAQLGERTLLIDANLRTPHLQKLFRLGTGHGLADILAGRSGNECIQHLGQLGDLSVLTSGTVPPNPQELLSRQAFRGLLQEARPHNDVIIIDSPPLTDGADVQLLAARAGAAVLVARRHKSSVRTMLQLRDELLVTGATVLGVVMLN; from the coding sequence ATGAAAAACGAACTTATCGTCGCCGAAGCCGCGGATCAGTCTGCGCGCATTGGCCAGATTCTTCTCAGTGACGGCAAGCTGACCCAGGCCCAGGTTGACCAGATTACCGAAGTGCAGATGGAGACCGGCATGCGCTTTGGCGAAGCCGCCATCAAGCTGGGCCATGTGACCGATGAAGACATCCGCCGTGCCGTGGCCCGCCAGTTTGATTATTCCTGGCTGGATGCGCGTGACGGTGCCTATGACGCGTCGCTGGTAGCTGCCTACAAGCCGTTCTCCCGCGAGGTGGAGCAGCTGCGTAACTTGCGCAGCCAGTTGGTGTTGCGTGAAGACGCCGTGGCAGAGCGCTGTTTTGTCGTGGCCAGCGTGGATGACGAATCGGCCTCCAGCTGGGTGGCTGCCAACCTGGCTGTGGTGTTTGCCCAGTTGGGCGAGCGCACCTTGCTGATCGACGCCAATCTGCGTACGCCGCACCTGCAAAAACTGTTCCGTTTGGGGACGGGCCATGGTCTGGCCGACATCCTGGCGGGGCGCTCGGGTAACGAGTGCATCCAGCATCTGGGGCAACTGGGCGATTTGTCGGTGCTGACTTCTGGCACCGTGCCGCCCAACCCGCAGGAGCTTTTGAGCCGGCAAGCGTTTCGTGGTCTGTTGCAAGAGGCCCGTCCACACAATGACGTGATCATCATCGACAGCCCGCCGCTGACCGATGGTGCGGATGTGCAGCTGCTGGCGGCCCGCGCCGGCGCGGCAGTGCTGGTTGCGCGCCGGCACAAGTCGTCCGTGCGCACCATGTTGCAACTGCGCGATGAGTTGCTGGTGACCGGTGCCACGGTCCTCGGCGTGGTCATGCTCAATTGA
- the epsF gene encoding chain length determinant protein EpsF: MTIGQLLQILKARKRLVLLVLFVMVAMMVAIVMFFPPRYAAEAILTIDVGSIDPVSGQVDAQTSAPGYLSTQAKIIESHNTAIKVVHALKLGEDREVQQSYMDATQGKGTLDDWLADQLLQHVKATVARDGNIITIKYTSPDPRFSSLVANGFAAAYVQMVTDLHSGTEQQNNAFFQSQLKTLQANLATAQQKLALFQQKNGIIATDEKLDVESQRLTELSAQMVAAQAQALDAQAKARGHNNQPDVINNPLVQNLRGQVAQLEAKFKELAAKEGSNNPAYQQSLAELNEAKAQLAQAMATYSQGLSNSASNASSRFANQQKEMETQRDKLLQMKTQRAQSQILEREVESAQNAFDTALRRQTETSLQSRVTRGDTGMLKSAPEPLGPSFPRPELLIPLGVILGLLFGGALAVIVELSNRRLRSVVDVELLLNLPVLATINPKHGKVALLPQRSTAKLTLNHGAGS, translated from the coding sequence ATGACGATCGGACAACTTTTACAGATTCTCAAAGCGCGCAAGCGGCTGGTCTTGCTGGTGCTCTTTGTGATGGTCGCAATGATGGTGGCCATTGTGATGTTCTTCCCGCCGCGCTACGCAGCGGAAGCCATCCTGACCATTGACGTGGGGTCGATCGACCCGGTCAGCGGCCAGGTCGATGCCCAGACCAGCGCGCCGGGTTATCTGTCCACGCAGGCCAAGATCATTGAAAGCCACAACACGGCGATCAAGGTGGTCCATGCCCTCAAGCTGGGTGAGGACAGAGAGGTGCAACAGTCGTACATGGATGCCACGCAAGGCAAGGGCACGCTGGATGACTGGCTGGCCGACCAGCTGCTGCAACACGTCAAGGCGACGGTAGCGCGTGACGGCAACATCATCACCATCAAGTACACCTCGCCAGATCCGCGTTTCTCCTCCCTGGTGGCCAACGGCTTTGCAGCGGCGTACGTGCAAATGGTGACCGATCTGCATTCGGGCACGGAACAACAGAACAATGCGTTCTTCCAGTCGCAGCTCAAGACCTTGCAGGCCAATCTGGCGACGGCGCAGCAAAAACTGGCGTTGTTCCAGCAAAAGAACGGGATTATCGCCACTGACGAAAAGCTGGATGTGGAATCGCAACGCCTGACCGAGTTGTCTGCGCAGATGGTAGCGGCCCAGGCCCAGGCGCTGGACGCCCAGGCCAAAGCCCGTGGTCACAACAACCAGCCGGACGTGATCAATAATCCGCTGGTGCAGAACCTGAGAGGGCAGGTGGCCCAACTGGAGGCCAAGTTCAAGGAGCTGGCCGCCAAGGAAGGCAGCAACAACCCGGCTTATCAGCAGTCTCTGGCTGAATTGAACGAAGCCAAGGCGCAACTGGCCCAGGCCATGGCCACCTATAGCCAGGGCTTGTCGAACAGTGCCAGCAACGCCAGTTCGCGCTTTGCCAACCAGCAAAAGGAAATGGAAACACAGCGGGACAAACTGCTGCAGATGAAGACGCAGCGCGCCCAGTCGCAAATTCTGGAGCGTGAAGTGGAAAGCGCACAGAACGCCTTTGACACTGCCCTGCGTCGTCAGACCGAGACCTCGCTGCAATCGCGTGTCACCCGTGGCGATACCGGCATGCTCAAGTCTGCGCCAGAACCGCTGGGCCCGTCGTTCCCGCGTCCGGAACTTCTGATTCCGCTGGGTGTGATCCTGGGCTTGCTGTTCGGCGGCGCGCTGGCGGTGATCGTCGAGCTGTCCAACCGTCGCCTGCGCTCTGTGGTGGATGTCGAGCTGCTGCTCAATCTGCCGGTGCTGGCCACCATCAATCCCAAGCACGGCAAGGTCGCACTCTTGCCGCAGCGCAGTACAGCCAAACTCACGCTCAATCACGGAGCAGGCTCATGA
- a CDS encoding polysaccharide biosynthesis/export family protein has translation MQVKAADAGEYRLGTGDVLKISVYDHPELEKEIQVSQEGTITYPMIGTVSVKGKTFSEAEALIAKKLVDGDFIKKPNVNILVSQYKSQMVSVVGEVNHPGRFPLDSSINVVDLLALAGGISPNGGDKVFLVRDNQRTEIMLPRLVTGGDGATALETRLKNGDVIYVPRMAMVYVYGDVNRAGGFRLEQNMSVMQALSLAGGYTTRASHSSLVLTRTTADGKVTRKDAKPDDLLQENDVVFVPESIF, from the coding sequence ATGCAGGTTAAAGCCGCTGATGCCGGCGAATATCGCCTGGGCACGGGTGATGTATTGAAGATTTCGGTTTATGACCACCCTGAGCTGGAAAAAGAAATCCAGGTCAGTCAGGAAGGCACCATTACCTATCCCATGATTGGTACGGTATCGGTCAAGGGTAAAACCTTTTCTGAAGCCGAAGCGCTGATTGCCAAAAAACTGGTGGATGGCGATTTCATCAAGAAGCCCAACGTCAATATTCTGGTTTCGCAATACAAGAGCCAGATGGTTTCGGTGGTTGGTGAAGTCAATCACCCGGGACGTTTCCCGCTGGATTCTTCCATCAATGTGGTGGATCTGCTGGCCCTGGCCGGCGGGATTTCCCCCAATGGTGGCGACAAGGTGTTCCTGGTGCGTGACAACCAGCGCACCGAAATCATGCTGCCGCGCCTTGTGACCGGCGGGGATGGCGCAACGGCGCTGGAAACCCGGCTCAAGAACGGCGACGTGATCTACGTGCCGCGCATGGCCATGGTGTACGTCTACGGCGACGTCAATCGCGCTGGTGGTTTCCGTCTTGAGCAGAACATGTCGGTGATGCAGGCCTTGTCGCTGGCCGGTGGTTATACCACGCGCGCCTCGCACTCCAGCCTGGTGCTGACACGCACCACTGCAGACGGCAAGGTCACCCGCAAAGATGCCAAGCCTGATGATCTCTTGCAGGAAAACGACGTCGTTTTCGTGCCTGAAAGCATTTTCTGA